Proteins found in one Lycium ferocissimum isolate CSIRO_LF1 chromosome 6, AGI_CSIRO_Lferr_CH_V1, whole genome shotgun sequence genomic segment:
- the LOC132061331 gene encoding uncharacterized protein LOC132061331 → MPRFAKFVKDLLMKKRSIQHETMNLTHRVSLIIASTTIYKKGDPGAFTILCNIELHAFVHALCDNGASINLMPLAIFKQSRLEMPRPTSMRLQMVDRFIKKLIGVVDDVLVQVDNFMLPSDFFILDCAIDKDIPIILGRPFLATARALMDSEKNEMKFRVNDEEVTFQASKGMNFPSAYENISVIDTFDGIDDAVEHKMEEESLGEALAAILVNFDGDDIKSYVETVNVLEGLGSYTYHPRILDLGLTNRTTPPAKPSIVEPPNLMLKQLPTHLRRS, encoded by the coding sequence ATGCCCAGATTTGCTAAGTTCGTGAAAGACCTGCTTATGAAGAAAAGATCTATTCAACATGAGACAATGAATTTAACTCACCGTGTGAGCTTGATTATTGCTTCCACCACGATTTACAAAAAGGGAGATCCAGGGGCTTTTACCATTCTATGTAATATTGAGCTTCATGCATTCGTTCATGctctgtgtgataatggggcgagtatCAATTTAATGCCCCTTGCAATTTTCAAGCAATCCAGATTAGAAATGCCTAGACCGACTTCTATGCGATTACAAATGGTGGACAGATTTATCAAGAAGCTAATTGGGGTTGTAGATGATGTGTTGGTGCAAGTGGATAATTTCATGTTGCCTTCTGATTTCTTTATTCTGGATTGTGCGATTGATAAAGATATTCCAATCATCTTAGGAAGACCCTTCCTTGCTACGGCCAGAGCGCTTATGGActctgaaaagaatgaaatgaagTTCCGAGTGAATGATGAAGAGGTGACTTTCCAAGCAAGTAAGGGGATGAATTTCCCAAGTGCATATGAGAATATCTCAGTTATTGATACATTTGATGGGATTGATGATGCTGTCGAacataaaatggaagaagaaagtttgggagaAGCTCTTGCTGCTATTCTGGTGAACTTTGATGGTGATGATATAAAGAGCTATGTGGAAACTGTAAATGTGCTTGAGGGTCTGGGTTCTTACACTTACCACCCAAGAATTCTTGATCTTGGCCTTACAAATAGAACTACTCCACCAGCTAAGCCTTCAATTGTTGAGCCACCAAATCTTATGCTTAAGCAACTCCCAACACACTTGAGGCGGAGTTGA